One window of Myxocyprinus asiaticus isolate MX2 ecotype Aquarium Trade chromosome 6, UBuf_Myxa_2, whole genome shotgun sequence genomic DNA carries:
- the LOC127442103 gene encoding UAP56-interacting factor-like → MSKSTFKSSGGGSAEGRDKVDMSLDDIIQLNKKQKQMQGPKTKRRVPVKGGFTQGKKNGARAVVSSKRGVGVSNKRSGRNRNLPPTVARRRGQGVITGLAARKSAALLKGVSPLNRTAQNRPAQNRSKPNRRASNSAVFNLRSQPFVPRRDTQHRQWQFQRRPNRQLDSHKPQGTVSHRPFWLHRKWNAQQTQREARQATFLFRRGLKVHAQVWKTKPAPPTQMTPSWRTTSNNSGILTVSIDNPTARTQPEPAQSWSLHPVTLTHSSSPSKEEPERKPPKGVTLQFDINSVGKQTGMTLNERFRILKDQRVAAAQQSSKGGRFVTVA, encoded by the exons ATGAGCAAGTCTACTTTTAAATCGAGCGGTGGAGGGAGTGCAGAGGGACGTGATAAAGTTGACATGTCTTTAG ATGATATTATCCAGCTTAATAAGAAACAGAAACAAATGCAGGGCCCGAAGACAAAACGCAGAGTCCCAGTAAAAGGTGGCTTCACCCAGGGGAAGAAAAATGGAGCAAGAGCTGTAGTGTCATCTAAAAGAG GTGTTGGTGTTTCAAACAAACGCTCCGGTCGGAACCGTAATCTTCCACCCACAGTAGCCAGACGTCGTGGGCAGGGTGTCATCACTGGGCTAGCAGCTAGGAAGAGCGCTGCACTTCTTAAAGGTGTCAGTCCACTCAACCGAACTGCCCAGAACAGACCCGCTCAGAACCGGTCAAAACCAAACCGGCGGGCATCAAACAGTGCAGTTTTTAACCTG AGgtctcagccatttgtcccacGACGTGACACCCAGCACAGACAGTGGCAGTTCCAGAGGAGACCAAATCGACAGTTGGACTCGCACAAACCTCAGGGCACAGTTTCACACAGACCTTTTTGGCTGCACAGGAAATG GAATGCTCAGCAAACACAAAGAGAAGCTCGGCAGGCCACCTTTCTCTTCAGAAGAGGTCTCAAG GTTCATGCACAAGTTTGGAAGACAAAGCCCGCACCACCCACACAGATGACTCCCTC GTGGCGCACTACTTCAAACAACAGTGGCATCCTCACTGTGTCAATAGATAACCCCACAGCAAGAACGCAGCCCGA GCCTGCCCAGTCTTGGTCCCTGCATCCTGTGACTTTAACACATTCGTCATCTCCATCTAAAGAAGAGCCAGAGAGGAAACCACCTAAAGGTGTCACCCTGCAGTTTGATATCAACAGTGTTGGAAAACAG ACGGGAATGACCCTAAACGAGCGGTTTCGCATTCTGAAGGACCAGCGTGTGGCAGCAGCACAACAGAGCAGTAAAGGAGGCCGATTCGTCACTGTGGCCTAG